One Dethiosulfovibrio faecalis DNA window includes the following coding sequences:
- a CDS encoding Ldh family oxidoreductase produces the protein MRVSYDGLTRHVMDILEKGLGYTESQARITAEVLVEADARAVPSHGVARLAFYRKNLEGGFAFTDREPQVVHETPVSLVVDGKSGIGPSVAAFSMDRCVDKALEIGTCSCVVRDSNHYGMAGLWAERAAKRGCMAVAMTNTRKCCIVTFGKERLLGTNPIAVAVPGSGEEMFLLDMATPVVAHGKVEVYDRRKKPMPLGWVVDETGRVTDDASHIEELFKSESSLGGHLFLGGEGEELGGHKGYGLGLMVEFLCSALSLGRWSPETFQEPGSGSGITHYFAATRLDVFGDESAIKGSVSSILESVRRSEKADGHDRIFVHGEKEREARERAVREGIELDLATEDMLKRYSDEFGLPQLEKLK, from the coding sequence GTGAGAGTTTCGTACGACGGACTAACTAGACACGTGATGGACATACTTGAAAAGGGGCTGGGTTATACCGAATCTCAGGCTCGAATAACCGCCGAGGTGCTTGTGGAGGCGGACGCTAGGGCAGTCCCGTCCCATGGGGTGGCCAGGCTGGCCTTTTACAGGAAAAACCTTGAGGGGGGATTCGCCTTCACCGACAGGGAGCCTCAGGTGGTCCACGAGACGCCGGTCTCCCTTGTGGTCGACGGAAAATCCGGCATAGGCCCCTCCGTGGCGGCTTTCTCCATGGACCGCTGCGTGGACAAGGCGCTGGAGATAGGAACCTGTTCCTGCGTGGTCCGCGACTCGAACCACTACGGAATGGCCGGTCTCTGGGCGGAACGGGCGGCAAAACGGGGCTGTATGGCGGTTGCCATGACCAACACCAGAAAATGCTGCATAGTGACATTCGGCAAGGAGCGCCTGCTGGGGACCAATCCAATAGCGGTGGCCGTCCCGGGATCGGGAGAGGAGATGTTTCTCCTCGACATGGCGACACCTGTGGTGGCTCACGGCAAGGTGGAGGTCTACGACAGGAGGAAAAAGCCCATGCCTCTGGGATGGGTGGTCGACGAGACCGGCAGGGTCACGGACGACGCATCCCACATAGAGGAACTCTTCAAGAGCGAGTCCTCTCTGGGGGGACACCTCTTTCTGGGAGGAGAGGGAGAGGAGCTGGGAGGCCATAAGGGGTACGGGCTCGGGCTGATGGTCGAGTTTCTATGTTCCGCTCTATCTCTGGGACGATGGAGCCCCGAGACGTTTCAGGAACCGGGCAGCGGAAGCGGCATAACCCACTATTTCGCCGCCACCAGGCTGGACGTCTTCGGAGACGAGTCGGCCATAAAAGGCAGCGTATCCTCCATATTGGAGTCGGTCCGGCGCAGCGAGAAGGCCGACGGTCACGACAGGATATTCGTCCACGGCGAGAAGGAGAGGGAGGCCAGAGAGAGGGCCGTTCGAGAGGGAATAGAGCTGGATCTGGCCACGGAGGACATGCTCAAACGGTACTCCGACGAGTTCGGCCTGCCTCAACTGGAGAAACTGAAATGA
- the ord gene encoding 2,4-diaminopentanoate dehydrogenase, translating into MRKENVKVIIWGLGAMGRGMAEMMLKKTGFEIVGVVGRGAKLGKSMYDFLDMPRGDRPDVLIGAAEDVIVPGAADVVLLCTDSFVKGAFDKIKFVVERKINVVSSAEEMAYPKAQEPELAADIDKLAKANGVTVLGTGINPGLMMDLLVVLFTGACESVDHIIARRVNSLSPFGPAVMEEQGIGITEEDFRTKSANGELAGHVGFSESINMIADAIGWKVEKFSQTMEPIVTQVDRKSPYGFAKAGDVAGCSMKGFGTVDGEVKIEMDHPQQIEPQLGGVDTGDYVIIKGTPDVNMANKPEIPGGIGTIAMCVNMIPHVINSRPGLKTMLDLPVPRAIMGDVRAMIEED; encoded by the coding sequence ATGCGTAAGGAGAACGTTAAGGTAATCATTTGGGGTCTTGGTGCGATGGGCAGAGGTATGGCGGAGATGATGCTCAAGAAGACCGGATTCGAGATAGTCGGCGTAGTAGGCCGCGGTGCCAAGTTGGGCAAGAGCATGTACGATTTCCTCGATATGCCCAGAGGAGACCGCCCAGACGTCCTTATCGGAGCCGCCGAGGACGTCATCGTTCCCGGAGCCGCAGACGTGGTGCTTCTCTGCACCGATTCCTTCGTCAAAGGTGCCTTCGACAAGATAAAGTTCGTCGTCGAGAGGAAGATCAACGTTGTCTCCAGCGCCGAGGAGATGGCCTATCCCAAGGCTCAGGAGCCGGAGCTGGCTGCGGATATCGACAAGCTGGCCAAGGCGAACGGAGTCACCGTCCTCGGAACCGGCATCAACCCCGGTCTCATGATGGACCTGCTGGTCGTCCTCTTCACCGGTGCCTGCGAGTCGGTCGACCACATCATAGCCCGCAGGGTCAACAGCCTGTCCCCCTTCGGTCCGGCCGTCATGGAGGAGCAGGGCATAGGAATCACAGAGGAGGATTTCCGTACCAAGAGCGCCAACGGCGAGCTGGCCGGACACGTCGGTTTCTCCGAGTCGATCAACATGATCGCCGACGCCATCGGCTGGAAGGTCGAGAAGTTCTCTCAGACCATGGAGCCAATCGTCACCCAGGTGGACCGCAAGTCTCCCTACGGCTTCGCCAAGGCCGGAGACGTGGCCGGATGTTCCATGAAGGGCTTCGGAACGGTCGACGGCGAGGTCAAGATAGAGATGGACCACCCCCAGCAGATAGAGCCCCAGCTCGGCGGCGTCGACACCGGCGACTACGTCATCATAAAGGGCACCCCGGACGTCAACATGGCCAACAAGCCGGAGATCCCCGGAGGGATCGGGACCATCGCCATGTGCGTCAACATGATTCCTCACGTCATCAACTCCCGCCCGGGTCTCAAGACCATGCTCGACCTGCCGGTGCCCAGAGCCATCATGGGCGACGTCAGGGCCATGATCGAGGAGGATTAG
- the oraE gene encoding D-ornithine 4,5-aminomutase subunit OraE — translation MTMKLDPNKRLDVKEILKDLENYRPKRRGWHWRDGRNEARTVGDFEYHETSEGLENSIPLPGSRGFGYIDPQPDCVITTEIASGRFEDDIRRMRMAAWHGADHLMVIRTAGQSHIDSLIEGTTQGIGGIAVTRKQVRATRKALDAVEEEVGRPINFHSYISGVAGPDIAVMFAEEGVNGAHQDPQYNVLYRNVNMVRSFVDACEAKKIMAWADILQIDGAHNANATAMKAWKVRPELMVQHAINSIFSRKVGLKPENIALSTVPPTAPPAPCMRLDLPYAVALRDFFSDYKMRAQQNTKYMESDLREASVTHTLNLVISRLTSADIQSTITPDEGRNVPWHYNNVAGVNTARHALNGLDGFREMVKLDREGPLGDVVRELKERAVLFMEEILEVGGYFKAVEDGFFVDSGYYPERNGDGIARQADGGVGAGMLFQRDPDYFAPVSVHYGYNCIPDELNGKASAAIGGDTFEDPSKIIFVDELDEHDNVNVRLAELEKYYETNLIKPEVEWRADGIIAVNLFLPVDERTAEFAAIKCGEKMGLEDVTVVHKLAMHPSEGTYVEFKGKVKFDIDINELVIPEKEETLSEEEIRADIAENPIFVVAATVGQDEHSVGLKETLDIKHGGIEGYGIKYLYLGTSCPVEKLVDAAIETNADAILASTIITHDDVHIKNMRKLHELCVEKGIRDKVILACGGTQVTNEIAKDAGMDAGFGRGSKGIDVASFLIKYRRGQVD, via the coding sequence ATGACGATGAAACTCGATCCCAACAAGAGGCTGGATGTAAAGGAAATCCTCAAGGACCTGGAGAACTACAGGCCCAAGCGCCGGGGATGGCACTGGAGAGATGGCAGAAACGAAGCCCGCACCGTGGGAGACTTCGAGTATCACGAGACCTCCGAGGGACTCGAGAACTCGATTCCCCTTCCCGGCAGCCGGGGATTCGGCTATATCGACCCTCAGCCGGACTGCGTCATCACCACCGAGATAGCCTCCGGCCGTTTCGAGGACGACATCCGCAGGATGCGCATGGCGGCCTGGCACGGAGCGGACCATCTCATGGTCATACGTACCGCCGGACAGTCTCACATAGACTCTCTAATAGAGGGAACCACCCAGGGCATCGGCGGAATCGCCGTCACCAGGAAGCAGGTCAGAGCCACCAGAAAGGCCCTCGACGCCGTCGAGGAAGAGGTGGGACGTCCCATAAACTTCCACTCCTACATCTCCGGCGTGGCAGGGCCGGATATTGCCGTCATGTTCGCAGAGGAAGGTGTCAACGGAGCCCATCAGGACCCTCAGTACAACGTCCTCTACAGGAACGTCAACATGGTCCGAAGCTTCGTGGACGCCTGCGAGGCCAAGAAGATCATGGCCTGGGCGGACATCCTTCAGATAGACGGAGCCCACAATGCCAACGCCACCGCCATGAAGGCCTGGAAGGTTCGTCCGGAGCTCATGGTGCAGCACGCCATAAACAGCATATTCTCTCGCAAGGTGGGGCTGAAACCGGAGAACATCGCCCTCTCCACCGTGCCTCCCACCGCTCCTCCGGCGCCCTGCATGAGGCTCGACCTGCCCTATGCCGTGGCTCTCAGGGACTTCTTCAGCGACTACAAGATGAGGGCCCAGCAGAACACCAAGTATATGGAGTCGGACCTTAGGGAGGCATCTGTCACCCACACCCTTAACCTGGTGATCTCCAGACTCACCAGCGCCGACATCCAGTCCACCATAACCCCCGACGAAGGCCGTAACGTGCCGTGGCATTACAACAACGTGGCGGGGGTCAACACGGCCAGACATGCGCTGAACGGTCTCGACGGATTCAGAGAGATGGTCAAGCTCGACAGAGAGGGACCTCTGGGAGACGTCGTCCGTGAGCTGAAGGAGAGGGCGGTCCTCTTCATGGAGGAGATCCTGGAGGTCGGAGGCTACTTCAAGGCCGTCGAGGACGGCTTCTTCGTAGACAGCGGCTACTATCCCGAGCGCAACGGCGACGGAATAGCACGCCAGGCCGACGGCGGAGTCGGAGCGGGAATGCTCTTCCAGCGGGATCCGGACTACTTCGCACCCGTGTCGGTCCACTACGGCTACAACTGCATCCCCGATGAACTGAACGGAAAGGCATCCGCCGCCATAGGGGGAGATACCTTCGAGGATCCCTCCAAGATAATCTTCGTCGACGAGCTGGACGAGCACGACAACGTCAACGTCCGTCTCGCCGAGTTGGAGAAATATTACGAGACCAACCTCATCAAGCCCGAGGTCGAGTGGAGGGCCGACGGAATAATCGCCGTCAACCTCTTCCTTCCGGTGGACGAGCGTACCGCCGAGTTCGCCGCCATAAAGTGTGGCGAGAAGATGGGCCTGGAGGACGTCACGGTGGTCCACAAGCTGGCCATGCACCCCTCCGAGGGAACCTATGTCGAGTTCAAGGGCAAGGTCAAGTTCGATATAGACATAAACGAACTGGTCATCCCAGAGAAGGAGGAGACCCTGTCGGAGGAGGAGATCCGGGCGGATATAGCGGAGAACCCGATCTTCGTCGTCGCTGCCACGGTCGGCCAGGACGAGCACTCGGTCGGACTTAAGGAGACCCTGGACATAAAGCACGGCGGAATCGAGGGTTACGGCATAAAGTACCTCTACCTCGGCACCTCCTGCCCGGTGGAGAAACTGGTGGACGCCGCCATAGAGACCAACGCCGACGCCATACTGGCCTCGACTATAATCACCCACGACGACGTTCACATCAAGAACATGCGCAAGCTCCACGAGCTCTGCGTGGAGAAGGGCATCCGGGATAAGGTGATACTGGCCTGCGGCGGAACCCAGGTTACCAACGAGATAGCCAAGGACGCCGGAATGGACGCCGGTTTCGGCCGAGGATCCAAGGGAATCGACGTGGCCAGCTTCCTTATCAAGTACCGTAGAGGACAGGTGGACTAA
- the nhaC gene encoding Na+/H+ antiporter NhaC, producing the protein MNASEGRRPSFMEAAILLIICAGLISYGVLKLGADAHIPIILSAVLVSLWGAFVLKFPWQSIEEGIIQGITMALQAILILMMVGLVIGSWIQSGVVPSLIYYGLDILSPKIFLLATLVICAVVALATGTSWGTSGTVGIALMGVGAGLGIPAPVTAGIIISGAYFGDKMSPLSDTTNLAPAVAGTDLFTHIRAMVWTTGPTFLIVAAITIFLGNKYSGGTLDITKIQAIQAVMAGEFHISLMGLVPPLIVIGLAVAKIPALPGLFAGILFACGMSLFQGFGFGDVIGALHYGYEATVSGQIAAAETIDAVSQLMAQSSITGVSPELAKDAGVMLSDLLTRGGLDSMMWTISLILSALSFGGIMERCGFLEVLLQTILKGVKSVGGMVTSVLASCFICNLFLGDQYLSIVMPGRMFKTAFDEKGLHAKMLSRTLEDAGTLTSVLIPWNTCGAYNASVLGVPTLEYLPYAFMNYLNPIVAIVMTYLNIGVFWQEGKEPKKA; encoded by the coding sequence ATGAATGCATCTGAAGGTCGAAGACCCAGCTTTATGGAGGCAGCGATACTGCTGATCATCTGCGCTGGTCTCATAAGCTACGGGGTTCTGAAACTGGGGGCGGACGCCCATATTCCCATCATACTGTCCGCCGTACTGGTGTCGCTCTGGGGCGCTTTCGTTCTCAAGTTTCCCTGGCAATCCATAGAGGAAGGCATCATTCAGGGAATAACCATGGCCCTGCAGGCCATTTTGATACTCATGATGGTAGGTCTGGTCATAGGCTCCTGGATACAGAGCGGAGTCGTTCCCAGCCTGATCTACTACGGGCTTGATATTCTATCTCCCAAGATCTTCCTTCTCGCCACCCTGGTTATCTGTGCCGTGGTCGCCCTGGCCACCGGTACGTCCTGGGGAACCTCCGGAACCGTCGGCATAGCCCTCATGGGGGTCGGAGCCGGACTGGGCATACCGGCACCGGTTACCGCCGGAATCATCATATCCGGAGCCTACTTCGGAGACAAAATGTCTCCCCTGTCCGACACGACCAACCTGGCTCCCGCCGTCGCAGGGACCGACCTCTTCACCCACATAAGGGCCATGGTCTGGACCACCGGCCCGACCTTCCTCATAGTGGCAGCCATAACTATATTCCTGGGCAACAAATATTCCGGCGGCACCCTGGACATAACCAAGATCCAGGCCATCCAGGCAGTCATGGCCGGAGAGTTCCACATAAGCCTGATGGGACTGGTTCCGCCTCTCATCGTCATAGGTCTCGCCGTTGCTAAGATCCCCGCTCTGCCGGGACTCTTCGCCGGGATCCTCTTCGCCTGCGGTATGTCCCTCTTCCAGGGATTCGGCTTCGGCGACGTAATAGGAGCCCTTCACTACGGCTACGAGGCCACCGTTTCCGGTCAGATAGCGGCGGCGGAGACCATCGATGCCGTATCCCAGCTCATGGCCCAGAGCAGCATCACCGGGGTGAGCCCCGAACTGGCCAAGGACGCGGGGGTTATGCTGTCCGACCTGCTCACCAGAGGCGGCCTGGATTCCATGATGTGGACCATCTCCCTTATCCTCTCCGCCCTTTCCTTCGGCGGTATCATGGAACGCTGCGGCTTCCTCGAGGTCCTTCTCCAGACCATCCTCAAGGGCGTCAAGAGCGTCGGCGGGATGGTTACCTCGGTTCTGGCCTCCTGCTTCATCTGTAACCTGTTCCTTGGAGACCAGTATCTTTCCATAGTCATGCCCGGACGCATGTTCAAGACCGCCTTCGACGAGAAGGGACTCCACGCTAAGATGCTCTCCAGGACGTTGGAGGACGCCGGTACCTTGACGTCGGTCCTCATTCCATGGAACACCTGCGGGGCCTACAACGCTTCCGTCCTTGGAGTTCCCACGCTGGAGTACCTTCCCTACGCCTTCATGAACTACCTCAACCCCATCGTGGCCATAGTCATGACCTACCTGAACATCGGGGTTTTCTGGCAGGAAGGCAAGGAGCCCAAGAAGGCCTGA
- a CDS encoding sodium:solute symporter family protein: MNVQLIILIAYIALLFGVSLKALQIQRRSHVEGAMGYLLAGRNLPPVVVAAMLAGLAIGGASTVGVAQNAYTKGLSAGWYNAAWGVAGIVVGLVAAGFFRKMNVRTVPEMMGRMFGPGARVLGAVAQLVIQMVITSLQYVAGGAVLTALLPDIFTFQTGMMATAAIFIGVTLIGGYLAGGLVNVINVVVIYGGIIAALVSVSGTFGGLESIMAELPPSDVWLDWTSGMGTAMVCAWMAVMITQAFSVQAINQIAFAARDGRSARNGFILGGIIILPVGFLCALFGVMAAAKFPGLENSAMALPALVTSISPAIGGLLLAGLWAADISTAVGLLLGSATLTLEDLVKPLFFQKKALDPEREVFLSRICVVVVSVLTFFLALSVVGILKTLTSALAVTASFTLLILADLFVPSLCRRGSGFWTILASLIVWAGWTFFPATHVVSHVIYLEWPVCIAVFLMVALVDRRPAGRIIGEDRA; encoded by the coding sequence ATGAACGTTCAACTTATTATCTTGATAGCTTACATAGCGCTTCTCTTCGGGGTGTCTCTCAAGGCCCTTCAGATACAGAGACGGAGTCATGTCGAAGGGGCCATGGGCTACCTCCTGGCCGGGCGCAACCTGCCTCCCGTCGTGGTGGCCGCCATGCTGGCCGGTCTAGCCATAGGAGGGGCCTCCACCGTCGGAGTTGCCCAGAACGCCTACACCAAAGGCCTGTCCGCCGGCTGGTACAACGCCGCCTGGGGTGTGGCGGGAATCGTCGTAGGCCTCGTGGCGGCGGGTTTCTTCCGCAAGATGAACGTCCGTACCGTGCCTGAGATGATGGGACGTATGTTCGGTCCCGGAGCCAGGGTTCTCGGAGCTGTAGCCCAGCTGGTCATCCAGATGGTCATAACCTCCCTTCAGTACGTGGCGGGAGGAGCGGTTCTCACGGCTCTTCTTCCGGACATATTCACCTTCCAGACCGGGATGATGGCCACCGCCGCCATATTCATCGGGGTCACCCTTATAGGCGGATATCTGGCCGGAGGTCTGGTCAACGTCATAAACGTGGTGGTCATATACGGAGGGATAATCGCCGCTCTGGTCAGCGTATCCGGAACCTTCGGAGGTTTAGAGTCCATAATGGCCGAGCTTCCTCCCTCGGACGTCTGGCTTGACTGGACCTCCGGCATGGGAACCGCCATGGTATGCGCCTGGATGGCGGTCATGATAACCCAGGCATTCTCGGTGCAGGCCATAAACCAGATCGCCTTCGCCGCCAGGGACGGCAGATCCGCCCGAAACGGCTTCATCCTCGGAGGGATAATAATCCTTCCGGTAGGTTTTCTCTGCGCTCTCTTCGGCGTCATGGCAGCCGCCAAGTTTCCCGGACTTGAGAACTCCGCCATGGCCCTGCCCGCCCTGGTGACATCAATAAGCCCCGCCATAGGAGGGCTGCTTCTGGCCGGTCTCTGGGCCGCCGATATCTCCACAGCGGTAGGCCTGCTTTTGGGAAGCGCCACCCTCACACTGGAGGACCTGGTGAAACCTCTTTTCTTTCAGAAGAAGGCGCTCGATCCCGAACGGGAGGTCTTCCTCTCCCGGATCTGCGTGGTCGTGGTCAGCGTCCTTACCTTCTTCCTGGCCCTATCCGTGGTGGGAATCCTCAAGACCCTTACCTCCGCTCTGGCTGTCACCGCGTCCTTCACCCTTCTCATACTGGCGGATCTCTTCGTTCCCTCCCTGTGCCGCAGGGGGTCGGGCTTCTGGACAATACTGGCCTCTCTGATAGTATGGGCCGGATGGACCTTCTTTCCCGCTACCCACGTGGTCTCCCACGTGATATACCTGGAGTGGCCTGTGTGCATAGCGGTGTTCCTGATGGTAGCTCTGGTAGACAGACGACCCGCCGGAAGGATAATCGGAGAAGACAGGGCATAG
- a CDS encoding ornithine aminomutase subunit alpha: MKRSDDFETRRRHLANLSEEELKARFWELAEKVVEPMLEMGRTHTTPAVERSVLLRMGFSSLEVKPIVEGVIAKGLMPKGAGNVVWRLSKKLGVSPREAGLALAEGKHWDEVEALFEERG; the protein is encoded by the coding sequence ATGAAAAGATCCGACGATTTCGAGACCAGGCGCAGACACCTGGCGAACCTTTCCGAAGAAGAGCTTAAGGCCCGCTTTTGGGAGCTGGCCGAAAAGGTGGTCGAACCCATGTTGGAGATGGGAAGGACCCACACCACCCCCGCGGTGGAGCGCAGCGTCCTCCTCAGGATGGGCTTCTCCAGCTTGGAGGTAAAACCGATAGTCGAGGGAGTCATCGCCAAGGGACTGATGCCCAAGGGAGCGGGCAACGTGGTCTGGCGTCTCTCCAAGAAGCTTGGGGTATCGCCGAGAGAGGCCGGGTTGGCCCTGGCGGAGGGCAAGCACTGGGACGAAGTGGAAGCCCTCTTCGAGGAAAGGGGATAG
- the ortB gene encoding 2-amino-4-oxopentanoate thiolase subunit OrtB has translation MTLDMSYEAVMSRKNEIMKKAIGIDYTGFESGGISFDYERMMKEAGYSLDEIQDIQGETGVGNTPLLELKNITALARKYAPKGKGARIFVKDEASNPSGSFKARRAATAVYHAKKHGYKGVIAATSGNYGAAVASQAAMHGLECIIIQECYDSRMIGQPEILEKQRACEAYGAEVVQLTVGPELFYTFLCLLEETGYFNASLYTPFGIAGVETLGYEIAQQFRDRIGSDPDAVVVTNAGGGNLTGTARGLIKAKSEGTRVVGASVDLSGLHMASDHDFNRKSFTTGHTGFGIPFATWPDRADVPRNAARPLRYMDRYLLVKQGEVFYMTEALAVLEGLERGPAGNTSLTAAFVLAQEMDMDQTIVVQETEYTGAGKHPMPQISFAKQNGIEVLFGDPDSEVPGKNIVFPDDPGSIKLREFDLEKARRSYIRNSVSKCGVTGEVSAEDVSFLAAETKTDEGYVRSVLADL, from the coding sequence ATGACCCTTGACATGTCCTACGAGGCCGTAATGAGCCGTAAGAACGAAATAATGAAGAAGGCCATCGGCATAGACTACACCGGCTTCGAGAGCGGCGGCATCTCCTTCGACTACGAGAGGATGATGAAGGAGGCCGGTTACTCTCTCGACGAGATTCAGGATATTCAGGGAGAGACGGGGGTCGGAAACACGCCCCTGCTGGAGCTGAAGAACATCACCGCCCTGGCCAGAAAATACGCCCCGAAGGGCAAGGGAGCTAGGATCTTCGTCAAGGACGAGGCGTCCAATCCCTCCGGCAGCTTCAAGGCCCGCAGGGCCGCCACCGCCGTTTACCACGCCAAGAAGCACGGATACAAGGGCGTCATAGCCGCCACCAGCGGAAACTACGGAGCCGCCGTGGCCTCTCAGGCCGCCATGCACGGTCTGGAATGCATAATAATTCAGGAATGTTATGATAGTAGGATGATAGGTCAGCCGGAGATACTGGAAAAGCAGAGGGCCTGCGAGGCATACGGTGCCGAGGTCGTCCAGCTCACCGTAGGTCCCGAGCTGTTCTACACCTTCCTCTGCCTTCTGGAGGAGACGGGCTACTTCAACGCATCCCTCTACACTCCCTTCGGAATCGCCGGGGTGGAGACCCTGGGTTACGAGATAGCCCAGCAGTTCAGGGACAGAATAGGCTCCGATCCCGACGCCGTGGTTGTCACCAACGCCGGAGGGGGCAACCTCACCGGAACGGCCAGAGGGCTGATCAAGGCCAAGTCGGAGGGAACCAGGGTAGTAGGTGCCTCGGTGGACCTCTCGGGGCTTCACATGGCCTCGGATCACGACTTCAACCGCAAGTCCTTCACCACCGGCCACACCGGATTCGGTATACCCTTCGCCACATGGCCCGATCGGGCGGATGTGCCGAGAAACGCCGCCCGTCCTCTGCGCTACATGGACCGCTATCTGCTGGTCAAGCAGGGCGAGGTCTTCTACATGACCGAGGCCCTGGCCGTGCTGGAAGGGCTGGAGAGGGGGCCGGCAGGCAACACGTCCCTGACCGCCGCCTTCGTGTTGGCCCAGGAGATGGACATGGATCAGACCATCGTGGTCCAGGAGACCGAGTACACCGGAGCGGGCAAGCACCCTATGCCTCAGATAAGCTTCGCCAAGCAAAACGGCATAGAGGTTCTCTTCGGCGATCCCGACAGCGAGGTCCCGGGCAAGAACATAGTCTTCCCCGACGACCCCGGCTCCATCAAGCTCAGGGAGTTCGACCTGGAGAAGGCCCGCAGATCCTACATCCGCAACTCCGTCTCCAAGTGCGGTGTTACCGGCGAGGTATCGGCCGAGGACGTCTCGTTCCTGGCCGCCGAGACCAAGACAGACGAGGGCTACGTCCGTTCCGTTCTGGCCGACCTTTGA
- the ortA gene encoding 2-amino-4-oxopentanoate thiolase subunit OrtA, whose product MEQARKGDWVQVRQTVLTPEGRAPQVPDDTKKTPLLLWVKGFAQSDGKIGDDMTVETMTGRKVTGELCAIDPRYVHDFGDFVPEFLKVDVQLKKLMKGEVTR is encoded by the coding sequence ATGGAACAGGCAAGAAAAGGCGACTGGGTCCAGGTCCGCCAGACGGTCCTGACCCCCGAGGGCAGAGCGCCTCAGGTGCCGGACGACACGAAGAAGACCCCTCTTCTGCTCTGGGTGAAGGGGTTCGCCCAGTCCGACGGCAAGATCGGAGACGATATGACCGTCGAGACCATGACGGGCAGAAAGGTAACGGGAGAGCTCTGCGCCATCGATCCCCGCTACGTCCACGATTTCGGCGACTTCGTTCCCGAGTTTCTCAAGGTGGACGTCCAGCTCAAGAAGCTCATGAAGGGGGAGGTGACGAGATGA
- the larA gene encoding nickel-dependent lactate racemase, with product MSLEFTLSYGKGELPLSLPENLKLESVLEPPTPRDVSEEEVVLDGLENPIDSPRLRDLLSPGETVCVVVSDVTRAWQRMSVYLPLLVDEILAGGVKEEDVKFISATGTHRSQTREEHRLLLGDLADRFQIVDHDCRDADSLVSLGTTSRGTPVEVNRMVTECDRLILTGAATYHVMAGWGGGRKSILPGVASYEAIQANHVLALKSAPETGRDMRCRCAFMEDNPLHLDMDEACSMVNPDFVFNVVMGGDGRIAAAVSGHWRSAHLKGTELVNDLNGVTVDRKADVVVASAGGYPKDMVLYQSSKTVFNSIEAVRDGGTLVVLAMCDEGSGSDECFEILTGYSDQVAREKVLRERFSIPRYVGYLLADQALKANIVLVSELRRSDLEGSGIIAVNSVEEAMAEVSRLHPEGGSAYVIPHGGSVFPFVKR from the coding sequence ATGAGCTTGGAGTTCACTCTGTCCTACGGAAAAGGGGAGCTTCCCCTGAGCCTTCCGGAAAATCTGAAACTCGAATCGGTGCTGGAACCTCCGACGCCTCGAGATGTATCCGAGGAGGAAGTCGTCCTGGACGGTCTTGAAAACCCGATAGACTCGCCCAGGCTGAGGGACCTGCTCTCTCCGGGCGAGACCGTCTGTGTGGTGGTCTCCGACGTCACAAGGGCATGGCAGAGGATGTCGGTCTACCTTCCTCTTCTGGTGGACGAGATACTGGCGGGAGGGGTTAAGGAGGAGGACGTAAAGTTCATCTCCGCAACCGGAACCCACAGATCCCAGACCCGGGAGGAACACAGACTGCTTCTGGGAGACCTGGCGGATCGCTTTCAGATCGTGGATCACGATTGCAGGGACGCAGACTCGCTGGTGTCGCTGGGGACCACCTCAAGAGGAACCCCGGTGGAGGTCAACCGCATGGTAACGGAGTGCGACAGGCTTATCCTGACCGGTGCCGCAACCTATCACGTCATGGCCGGATGGGGAGGGGGCAGAAAGTCCATACTTCCCGGGGTGGCCTCATACGAAGCTATACAGGCCAATCATGTCCTGGCGCTGAAATCGGCTCCCGAGACCGGCAGGGACATGAGATGCCGCTGCGCCTTCATGGAGGACAACCCCCTCCACCTGGACATGGACGAGGCCTGTTCCATGGTGAATCCCGATTTCGTCTTCAACGTGGTAATGGGTGGAGACGGAAGGATCGCCGCCGCCGTGTCGGGACACTGGAGGTCCGCACATCTGAAAGGCACCGAGCTGGTGAACGACCTGAACGGCGTGACTGTGGATCGAAAGGCCGACGTGGTGGTGGCATCGGCGGGAGGATATCCAAAGGACATGGTACTGTATCAGTCGTCCAAGACGGTGTTCAACTCCATAGAGGCCGTCAGAGACGGGGGTACCCTGGTGGTCCTGGCCATGTGCGACGAGGGATCGGGCAGCGACGAGTGTTTCGAGATACTGACCGGTTATTCCGACCAGGTGGCGAGGGAAAAGGTGCTCAGAGAGAGGTTCTCCATACCTCGCTACGTAGGCTATCTGCTGGCCGATCAGGCCCTGAAGGCGAATATCGTGCTGGTGTCCGAACTGAGACGGTCGGACCTGGAGGGATCGGGGATAATCGCCGTGAACTCCGTCGAGGAGGCCATGGCCGAGGTCTCAAGGCTCCATCCCGAAGGAGGATCTGCCTACGTCATACCTCACGGAGGATCTGTCTTCCCCTTTGTAAAACGGTGA